In the Brettanomyces nanus chromosome 1, complete sequence genome, gctGGAAGCCCTATTTGAGTACTATAGACAGTGAAATTGGGAATAGGAGCCATTGCATTGGGAACACGTGCCCACAAGTGGAGATTTTGCATGCCGTCGAGAAAGACAAAACAATCACCAGAGGCCGCAAGATCAAAAAGAGTAATATAAGAGGTCAACTCGGCCTGATAAATTTGAAGCTTCGTGGGATGATAAATATCAACGAAATGAATTTGACCCATGTTTGACGCTATGAGTACCAAATTGGGCACTACAGGGtgaatatatatatggGCAGGACCTGCAGGGAACGCTATCGGGGGTTGGGAATCCAGTGTTTGTAAATCAAAACAATTCACCATTGGATCAGGCACAAATCGATCCTTTTTGAGCGAGTAGCCTGTGGTTAACACCATATTGTCATGAACACACATAGACGATAGGCTGGCAGAATTGCAGCGGAAAGTCTTGACAATTTTCTGGGATTTAGGATCTAAGACATCAATACAACCATCGGATCTTCCAAGAATCACATACCTTAAGTTTGTGTCCATGAAAAGTAAGTCATGGTCGTAATTGATCGAACCAGCCAAATTCCCATTAACCAGAtctactttgaaaatcCTACTTCTGGTAGACGACGCTTTACCACCCACCAAAAGCTCTGTTTGAGTATTGGAAGTATAAGACATACACCTGAGACCGCCATGTTCAGGAGAACACGTAACCTGATAGATAGGGGTACCTTCAATGGTGCCTAGACGTACGGCACGACTTGAAAGTGAAACAATTCCCTTCTTATGACCAAGAATTTGATTAATTGGACCCTTATGAGCATGACACGACACATAGGGCTGCAATTTAAGACCGTAAAATGAATAAAGATAACCGGAAGAGTCACCCAGCCAGATTAAATCGTGAGAGTCGTCAAAGATAAGTGAAGTTATGCTCTTCTGCATAGTTTGGCCTGAAGTTCTAGCAGATCTCGGCACTTTAATTGCCggtatttgaagaagctcgCCCCATCCTTCCATAATTATTAGCTATACACGAATAAGTAAAATAGGAACAGATCAGAGAACAAACAACAATGACTCAGGAATCCAAAAGAACCTCACAGCTTAAAACGGTGAGGGTCTCAGTACCACGAACGCTATTTGTCTGCCAAAGTAAAATCGGGAATCAGATgttcaactttttcttttgtcTGAAGTAAAAGGTAATCTTAGTTAAGAAGACATCCCCTgtctttctctctcttcattGTCGATCATTTACTTTGTATTGCGATGCTTTTCTCGGGTTTAAGAACGGGACTCACGATGGTTAGTGGCCGAACCTCTTTCACGTCGAATACCATAATGAACATAATGGCCAGAACTTATAAGGTGAAGACATCAGTTAAAAGGATGTGTCCAAAGTGCTACAttgcaagaagaaaggggAGAGTGTATGTACTTTGCAAGGCAAACCCTAAGCACAAGCAAAAGCAGGCTTGAATAGACTTCATTGAAGTATTTATCTTGCACATAGACTCAATAAATATATAGTTTATTCATTCAATTTCCATACTGAGACTCCTGCTCCTCCAATAAGGACCATCTTGACTCCATTGAACTCAGAAACCACTGCACAGCCAATATCTGCAACTGTAGTATACTCGTCATCTAATAACTGAAGATTTCCTCCCTTAATACTCCAAACTCTAAACTTCTGGTCCACAGAAGATACCACAACTCTATTTTCGTCTATCATATTAACGCAGGTAATAGTGGATGCTGCCGCATCGGAAATGTAAGATAAAACCTCCACCTGCACAGAATCAGACTCTGCATCATTTTTCATGTTTATTTTACTAAGAATGAGAGAATTGTCATCTCCACCAGTCACAATGACGATTTCAGATTCAGAAACATATCGGTAGTCAAGAGCCTTAAtagaagattgatgaagCTGTTTATCAACAATTAAACGACCTAATTTCGACACCTCAAAAGTTCCGTCACCAGTCATTATGAGGGTGTTACCACTTCCCAGTTCGAAGTACTTTGACAACAATGAATCCACATTgtagatagatagatatcCGTTTGTTGAAGCAGCAGTAAGATATATTTTACCTCGAAGAATCATGAAATGAACGCTGAGAATACAACACTGTCTGTAGTAATCGTTGACAAACATTTTATAGCTCTTCTCGACATAGTTGAAATACCAGAGACAAATGAGAGAATTTGAATAGACTGTGGCCACTATAAAGCCAATGGGTTTACCCTTGTCCTTGATTTCTAATGTATCAAAGTCCATCACACGTAAATCCGGATGCTTAGATATAGGCCTGATTGTTCTATAAAGACAGATGGACGGCTTGCCTGTGGCCTGAGATACCTTCCATAAGTATAACTCCTCTCTAGCAGACGAACTCATCACATATTCATCGTTCACTACATGAACAGACTGCAATCCGGAGCCGTGCTGTCGCTGGGTCCACAATAACTTTATAGTCCCATCCATTTTCAATTCAGAAAGCTTTACCGTAGTATCCTCTCCTCCTGaaatcaacaacttctcATTTTCGCTAGGCCCATTCATAACAGCCATACTTCTAATCTCTCTACCGTGTAATCCAACATTAAGATAATCAACAAACTGCTGCGAACCATTTTGGACCATCATTATATCGGAAGCCCTAGTAAACACAAAACGAAACCTcaattttccttcttcatgCCAGTAGTAAAAACTCCATTGCCTGTGAGGTCCACCACACACAATCCGAACTATCTCATCTTGAGTAGTTTCATTCCACACGTAGAAGCAGTCAGATTTGAAGCCATACAACAGCAATTCGCCATTACTTCCAATCAGCAGACCTTCAAGGAATCCTCTTTGAAGTCTATTATCTTCCAAAATCTCCATCTGCCGATTTGTTCCAACCTTAATGATATAAAAACGGCCATCTTTCATAGTCACGTAAAACGATAGttctcttgaaatcttATCAGCACTTGCAACCAGCAATTCCGATACCGTGTCACCTTTCACTTGGTTTTTATAATAGGCACAAACCGGTACTTCAGTGCCGATGGACATATCGTAAAGAATAATAGTTGCAAAACGAGAGCCAACCACCAAGTATTGAGTATCTGCATCGTAGAGTAGAGAACTAATGGCAATGTTCTCCTGGGGTTTAACCAACAGAGAAGTGTATATTACTTTTGAAGTTgcctcatcaatctcctgAAGGACCAAACAATCCTGGGGATTAGGCGATTCAGCCAAGAGTAATAATTTATCATTGGTACTAGAGGTCAAGATGTTACCCAATCGGGATATAGTGGGAATTAGGATTTCTGAACGGGAAAGTAGGTTACAAGTGGAGTcaaacttcaacaaaaTCATAATTCCAGACTTGTTACAAAGAACAACAATCCCAGTATGCTTAAACCCTGTCACCAACGAAAAACGAGCGAATCTGGCATCTTCAAACAAATGATTCCACTGATGGCTATTATTCACAGCAAAGCATTTACCCAAAGAGCTCACCGCAAAAAGTCCATACCCAAAGTCATAATAACTTTTAATGGTCTCAACTTTTTCGAAACCGATGTCAGTCTGCTTGGAAATTCCTGAAACGGTCCATAAACAGCTAACATATCCAAGCCTGATGTCTGGGGCCAAGTCATGAACCTTTAGTTTACCATCAGCACCACCAGTAAATCCAATCTTAAGTTTATCATTGACACATTCACTCCAAATACTTCTTCCAGTATGACAGGAAATGAGCCTCTGCTGAACAAGCTCACCTGAACCATTGGCATACTTCCAAACACGAGCAGTACAGTCTTCAGAACAACTGAATACTTTGAATCCATGATTAGAATCGAATGAAAAAAAGCTAAGTCCCCAAATTCTAGCTCCGTGGCCCCATCCAGTGGCTAATAACTCACCTTTGGAGAGATCCCACACTCTAATAGATCGATCGTCAGAGCAACTGAGAAGATATTTACCACAATTGGAAGGTTTCACACCAAATATAGACCCCTCATGATCAGTGAGGTTGTATAAtagctttgaagaagtcaaTTCCCATACTAAAATTCCATTCATAACAGTACCAGAGCAAATAAGTAttcttccatctttgaGAGCTTTGATAGAACCAGAATAAAGTATAGACTTCCAGCCACAGTTTTTTGAGTCTATAAGCATCATACTAGCAACATCAACAGTTACGACAACATTGTGAGCTGTTAAACAGTAGAGTTTCGATCCGTCAAGAGAGAACTCAACCGCCAAGATCCAGTCTCCCACCGCATACTCCTTGAATTCAGCagcattcttcttgaaatgATCATAGGAAATAACGCTAAGCGACCTTCCACCGAAAACAGCCACTAATTCAGGCTTTTCGGTCTCATAGACACTTATTCCATGTACCTTATTCCTAGGAAAGGCCCGCATTCTGGCAATGACATCACCCGTTTTAAAATTGTAGGCCTTTAGAATTGGTCCCTCACCGGCTAGAACGGTATCGTTGTCAGtttcaaggatttgaaggGCACAAATTGGTCCAACATTAAAGATTGGGGAAATCGCACGTACACCTCCAGATTCTGTCATCATCTGACGGCAATCGTAAGGATATTATTGCTGATTTCTTCGAATCCTTTGTCTCCTCGAAAAGTCTGAAAAGTCTGAAGTCTGAAAAATCtcaaggagagaaaaatttGAGAGACGCGATGTTTATATGAAGCTCTAAACTCCTTGTCGAGTTAGTAATCACCACCCACATTTCTCCTAATTGAACTTCTATTTACAATGAATAACAACTATAATCGATGGAATAACAACAATAGGAGGCCACAGGGGTCCCTGCCACCACTGAGAGACCAATATcctcaacagcagcaaaaTTCaaacgatgatgataagaaaTCGCAGCATAGAAGAACAGTGGACTACTTCACTCCTATGGGCCAATATATGATAAAAAAGAACGTTTATAATAGAAGGCGGACACGGCAACCATTTGGACATATTAGGCCTGAAATGTCATACCTTGCGTATCTATTACCTCCCAATAAAGAGCAGCCTGTGATTTACGACGTAGCCACCAAGTTTGTTCATGTTTCTACAAATAAGGCTAAGCACGCTATTCATACAATCAAATGGACACCCGATGCTCGAAGGGtgttggtttcttcttatAGTGGCGAATTCACTCTATGGAACGGTCTAACATTCAATTTTGAGTCAATTATGCAAGCCCACGACTCTCCCATATTTGCATTAGAGTACAGCCACGACGGAGATTGGCTAATCAGCGgagatcaagaaggaaCCATCAAGTATTGGCAGCCAAATTTCAACAACGTGAATATTCTACCTAAATCACACGATAATGCCATCCAGGACTTAGCCTTCTCTCCCAACGACTCAAAGTTCATTAGTTGTTCGGATGATCAATTCCTAAAGATTTGGGACTTCAACAGTGCCCACGAAGAAAGAGTGTTAAAGGGCCATCACTGGGATGTGAAGTGCTGTGACTGGCATTCCAGTCTAGGACTTGTGATGAGCGGCTCTAAGGATAACTTGGTGAAGTTCTGGGATCCAAGAGATGCCACTTGCATTACTACATTGCATGACTTTAAACATACTGTGACAAAGGCCAAATTTCAGAAAATTGGTAATGAGAGGTTAATGGCTGCA is a window encoding:
- a CDS encoding uncharacterized protein (BUSCO:EOG09341LMI) gives rise to the protein MSYLAYLLPPNKEQPVIYDVATKFVHVSTNKAKHAIHTIKWTPDARRVLVSSYSGEFTLWNGLTFNFESIMQAHDSPIFALEYSHDGDWLISGDQEGTIKYWQPNFNNVNILPKSHDNAIQDLAFSPNDSKFISCSDDQFLKIWDFNSAHEERVLKGHHWDVKCCDWHSSLGLVMSGSKDNLVKFWDPRDATCITTLHDFKHTVTKAKFQKIGNERLMAACSRDHSTRVFDLRTMKPLVSIRSFNDTDLSAITWHPIHSSILTIGGYDGSMSTYDLKRAIEPEIVVGSAPKTTTSNGKGPTNFLPGNLKDSHVQNLTDCLHRIPYAHDKAIFTMEYHPLGHILCTAGADKSLRFWSRARPNDIHGFKDTAYTGETWMEKQHIGPRGDFRYGSGMGEDEAPSYTPRAQPPQAALPGFSIPGLSL
- a CDS encoding uncharacterized protein (EggNog:ENOG41~BUSCO:EOG093408OX), whose translation is MMTESGGVRAISPIFNVGPICALQILETDNDTVLAGEGPILKAYNFKTGDVIARMRAFPRNKVHGISVYETEKPELVAVFGGRSLSVISYDHFKKNAAEFKEYAVGDWILAVEFSLDGSKLYCLTAHNVVVTVDVASMMLIDSKNCGWKSILYSGSIKALKDGRILICSGTVMNGILVWELTSSKLLYNLTDHEGSIFGVKPSNCGKYLLSCSDDRSIRVWDLSKGELLATGWGHGARIWGLSFFSFDSNHGFKVFSCSEDCTARVWKYANGSGELVQQRLISCHTGRSIWSECVNDKLKIGFTGGADGKLKVHDLAPDIRLGYVSCLWTVSGISKQTDIGFEKVETIKSYYDFGYGLFAVSSLGKCFAVNNSHQWNHLFEDARFARFSLVTGFKHTGIVVLCNKSGIMILLKFDSTCNLLSRSEILIPTISRLGNILTSSTNDKLLLLAESPNPQDCLVLQEIDEATSKVIYTSLLVKPQENIAISSLLYDADTQYLVVGSRFATIILYDMSIGTEVPVCAYYKNQVKGDTVSELLVASADKISRELSFYVTMKDGRFYIIKVGTNRQMEILEDNRLQRGFLEGLLIGSNGELLLYGFKSDCFYVWNETTQDEIVRIVCGGPHRQWSFYYWHEEGKLRFRFVFTRASDIMMVQNGSQQFVDYLNVGLHGREIRSMAVMNGPSENEKLLISGGEDTTVKLSELKMDGTIKLLWTQRQHGSGLQSVHVVNDEYVMSSSAREELYLWKVSQATGKPSICLYRTIRPISKHPDLRVMDFDTLEIKDKGKPIGFIVATVYSNSLICLWYFNYVEKSYKMFVNDYYRQCCILSVHFMILRGKIYLTAASTNGYLSIYNVDSLLSKYFELGSGNTLIMTGDGTFEVSKLGRLIVDKQLHQSSIKALDYRYVSESEIVIVTGGDDNSLILSKINMKNDAESDSVQVEVLSYISDAAASTITCVNMIDENRVVVSSVDQKFRVWSIKGGNLQLLDDEYTTVADIGCAVVSEFNGVKMVLIGGAGVSVWKLNE